One window of the Oncorhynchus gorbuscha isolate QuinsamMale2020 ecotype Even-year linkage group LG17, OgorEven_v1.0, whole genome shotgun sequence genome contains the following:
- the LOC124001809 gene encoding signal recognition particle 54 kDa protein isoform X1 — protein sequence MVLADLGRKITSALRSLSNATIINEEVLNAMLKEVCAALLEADVNIKLVKQLRENVKSAIDLEEMASGLNKRRMIQHSVFKELVKLVDPGVKAWTPTKGKNNVLMFVGLQGSGKTTTCSKLAYYYQRKGWKTCLICADTFRAGAFDQLKQNATKARIPFYGSYTEMDPVVIAAEGVEKFKNESFEIIIVDTSGRHKQEDSLFEEMLQVSNAVQPDNIVYVMDASIGQACEAQAKAFKDKVEVSSVIVTKLDGHAKGGGALSAVAATKSPIIFIGTGEHIDDLEPFKTQPFISKLLGMGDIEGLIDKVNELKLDDNEELIDKLKHGQFTLRDMYEQFQNIMKMGPFGQIMGMIPGFGTDFMSKGNEQESMARLKKLMTIMDSMNDQELDNKDGAKLFTKQPNRIARVARGSGVAIRDVQELLTQYTKFAQMVKKMGGIKGLFKGGDMSKNVNPSQMAKLNQQMAKMMDPRVLHHMGGMAGLQSMMRQFQQGAAGNMKGMMGFNNM from the exons ATGGTGTTAGCCGACTTGGGAAGAAAAATAACCTCGGCGTTGCGATCACTGAGCAATGCCACCATCATCAATGAGGAG GTATTAAATGCAATGCTGAAAGAGGTATGTGCTGCCCTCCTAGAAGCTGATGTCAACATCAAATTGGTGAAGCAGCTCAGAGAAAATGTCAA GTCAGCCATTGACCTGGAGGAGATGGCCTCTGGGCTGAACAAGAGGCGAATGATCCAGCATTCTGTGTTCAAGGAGCTGGTCAAG CTGGTGGATCCAGGTGTCAAGGCATGGACACCCACAAAGGGAAAGAACAATGTCCTCATGTTTGTGGGTCTTCAGGGCAGTGGGAAAACCACAACATGTTCCAAG CTGGCGTACTACTACCAAAGAAAAGGGTGGAAAACCTGTTTGATATGCGCTGACACTTTTAGAGCTG GTGCTTTTGATCAGTTGAAGCAAAATGCAACAAAAGCCAGGATTCCATTCTATGGAAG TTACACAGAGATGGACCCTGTCGTCATAGCTGCGGAAGGTGTGGAAAAGTTTAAGAATGAGAGCTTTGAAATAATTATTGTTGATACCAGTGGTCGACACAAGCAAGAAGATTCCCTTTTTGAGGAGATGTTACAGGTTTCCAATGCAGTG cAACCCGACAACATTGTGTACGTGATGGATGCCTCCATTGGTCAAGCTTGTGAAGCACAGGCTAAAGCCTTCAAAGACAAAGTAGAAGTTTCCTCAGTTATAGTGACAAAGCTAGATGGCCACGCCAAAGGTGGTGGTGCTCTCAGTGC AGTGGCTGCTACTAAGAGTCCCATCATTTTCATTGGTACTGGTGAACACATTGATGACTTGGAGCCATTTAAGACCCAACCCTTCATCAGCAAGCTACTGG GCATGGGAGACATTGAAGGTTTGATCGACAAAGTCAACGAACTGAAGCTGGATGACAACGAGGAGTTgattgacaagttgaaacatg GTCAGTTCACTCTTAGAGACATGTACGAGCAGTTTCAGAACATCATGAAGATGGGACCGTTTGGCCAGATCATG GGTATGATCCCAGGTTTCGGAACGGACTTCATGAGCAAAGGTAACGAGCAGGAGTCCATGGCCAGGTTGAAGAAACTCATGACAATTATGGACAGCATGAATGACCAAG AACTTGACAACAAAGACGGTGCAAAGCTTTTCACCAAGCAGCCGAACCGAATTGCCCGAGTTGCGCGGGGTTCTGGGGTTGCCATCAGGGATGTCCAGGAGCTGCTCACCCAGTACACAAAATTCGCCCAGATGGTGAAGAAGATGGGTGGCATCAAGGGCTTGTTCAAAG GTGGTGACATGTCCAAGAATGTCAACCCCTCTCAGATGGCTAAGTTAAACCAACAGATGGCAAAGATGATGGACCCAAGGGTTCTCCACCATATGG GTGGGATGGCTGGTCTCCAGTCCATGATGAGACAGTTCCAACAGGGTGCAGCTGGCAACATGAAGGGGATGATGGGATTCAACAACATGTGA
- the LOC124001809 gene encoding signal recognition particle 54 kDa protein isoform X2 has product MASGLNKRRMIQHSVFKELVKLVDPGVKAWTPTKGKNNVLMFVGLQGSGKTTTCSKLAYYYQRKGWKTCLICADTFRAGAFDQLKQNATKARIPFYGSYTEMDPVVIAAEGVEKFKNESFEIIIVDTSGRHKQEDSLFEEMLQVSNAVQPDNIVYVMDASIGQACEAQAKAFKDKVEVSSVIVTKLDGHAKGGGALSAVAATKSPIIFIGTGEHIDDLEPFKTQPFISKLLGMGDIEGLIDKVNELKLDDNEELIDKLKHGQFTLRDMYEQFQNIMKMGPFGQIMGMIPGFGTDFMSKGNEQESMARLKKLMTIMDSMNDQELDNKDGAKLFTKQPNRIARVARGSGVAIRDVQELLTQYTKFAQMVKKMGGIKGLFKGGDMSKNVNPSQMAKLNQQMAKMMDPRVLHHMGGMAGLQSMMRQFQQGAAGNMKGMMGFNNM; this is encoded by the exons ATGGCCTCTGGGCTGAACAAGAGGCGAATGATCCAGCATTCTGTGTTCAAGGAGCTGGTCAAG CTGGTGGATCCAGGTGTCAAGGCATGGACACCCACAAAGGGAAAGAACAATGTCCTCATGTTTGTGGGTCTTCAGGGCAGTGGGAAAACCACAACATGTTCCAAG CTGGCGTACTACTACCAAAGAAAAGGGTGGAAAACCTGTTTGATATGCGCTGACACTTTTAGAGCTG GTGCTTTTGATCAGTTGAAGCAAAATGCAACAAAAGCCAGGATTCCATTCTATGGAAG TTACACAGAGATGGACCCTGTCGTCATAGCTGCGGAAGGTGTGGAAAAGTTTAAGAATGAGAGCTTTGAAATAATTATTGTTGATACCAGTGGTCGACACAAGCAAGAAGATTCCCTTTTTGAGGAGATGTTACAGGTTTCCAATGCAGTG cAACCCGACAACATTGTGTACGTGATGGATGCCTCCATTGGTCAAGCTTGTGAAGCACAGGCTAAAGCCTTCAAAGACAAAGTAGAAGTTTCCTCAGTTATAGTGACAAAGCTAGATGGCCACGCCAAAGGTGGTGGTGCTCTCAGTGC AGTGGCTGCTACTAAGAGTCCCATCATTTTCATTGGTACTGGTGAACACATTGATGACTTGGAGCCATTTAAGACCCAACCCTTCATCAGCAAGCTACTGG GCATGGGAGACATTGAAGGTTTGATCGACAAAGTCAACGAACTGAAGCTGGATGACAACGAGGAGTTgattgacaagttgaaacatg GTCAGTTCACTCTTAGAGACATGTACGAGCAGTTTCAGAACATCATGAAGATGGGACCGTTTGGCCAGATCATG GGTATGATCCCAGGTTTCGGAACGGACTTCATGAGCAAAGGTAACGAGCAGGAGTCCATGGCCAGGTTGAAGAAACTCATGACAATTATGGACAGCATGAATGACCAAG AACTTGACAACAAAGACGGTGCAAAGCTTTTCACCAAGCAGCCGAACCGAATTGCCCGAGTTGCGCGGGGTTCTGGGGTTGCCATCAGGGATGTCCAGGAGCTGCTCACCCAGTACACAAAATTCGCCCAGATGGTGAAGAAGATGGGTGGCATCAAGGGCTTGTTCAAAG GTGGTGACATGTCCAAGAATGTCAACCCCTCTCAGATGGCTAAGTTAAACCAACAGATGGCAAAGATGATGGACCCAAGGGTTCTCCACCATATGG GTGGGATGGCTGGTCTCCAGTCCATGATGAGACAGTTCCAACAGGGTGCAGCTGGCAACATGAAGGGGATGATGGGATTCAACAACATGTGA